In Deltaproteobacteria bacterium, one DNA window encodes the following:
- a CDS encoding amidohydrolase — translation MSESIGIIDVWTQYLSPTPPEKRSAQAENVFKRYGKLDWYHNGTNVAQMLEDMDRSGVAIACISGEPHHVREAVRAHPTRFIGEYHADPTDIMAAVRGLQEHVEKYGFKVLRIEPFLWRKPPTDAAYYPLYAKCIELDVAFQTQVGNTGPLFPSETGRPTYIDQVALDFPELRIICGHIGWPWTEEMIAIAWKHANVVIDTSAHAPRHYPPAFVNFLKTFGQDKVCFATDYPLLGFDRVAKEIDEHLGLTPEVKRKFLRENARRILKLQ, via the coding sequence ATGAGTGAATCAATCGGTATCATCGACGTGTGGACGCAGTATCTCTCTCCGACGCCGCCGGAGAAGCGCAGCGCGCAGGCGGAGAACGTCTTCAAGCGCTACGGCAAGCTCGATTGGTACCACAACGGCACCAACGTCGCGCAGATGCTCGAGGACATGGACCGGTCCGGGGTCGCCATCGCGTGCATCTCCGGCGAACCGCATCACGTGCGCGAAGCGGTGCGCGCGCATCCGACGCGCTTCATCGGCGAGTATCATGCCGATCCGACCGACATCATGGCAGCGGTGCGTGGTCTGCAAGAGCATGTCGAGAAATACGGCTTCAAAGTCCTGCGCATCGAGCCGTTCCTGTGGCGCAAGCCGCCGACCGATGCCGCGTACTACCCGCTCTACGCGAAGTGCATCGAACTCGACGTCGCGTTTCAGACCCAGGTCGGCAACACCGGCCCGCTGTTTCCGTCGGAGACTGGGCGCCCGACGTACATCGATCAGGTCGCGCTCGACTTCCCCGAGCTGCGCATCATCTGCGGCCACATCGGCTGGCCGTGGACCGAAGAGATGATCGCGATCGCGTGGAAGCACGCCAACGTCGTCATCGACACCTCGGCGCATGCGCCGCGCCATTACCCGCCGGCGTTCGTCAATTTTCTGAAGACCTTCGGCCAAGACAAAGTCTGCTTCGCGACCGACTATCCGCTGCTCGGCTTCGACCGCGTAGCCAAGGAGATCGACGAACACCTCGGGTTGACGCCGGAAGTAAAGCGGAAGTTCCTGCGCGAAAACGCACGGCGGATTTTGAAACTGCAGTGA
- a CDS encoding acyl-CoA dehydrogenase, whose product MDFRPTTAEARFRHDVREWLHTHLPVGWGTPAFRQPTTAAEKVAFVKLWQATLFDGRWAGIAWPREYGGRGASIVEQLIFNEEYALARAPDMINLAVGMGLVGPTLIASGAAWQKERFLPKILRGDEIWCQGFSEPNAGSDLAALKTRAELRGDELIVTGQKIWCSYAHYADWCILVVRTDPSVPKHKGLTFLLVDMKSPGITIRPLREITGEAWFNEVFFDELRVPRANIVGEINRGWDVVMTTLAHERGGAAPHTRLQIERQLLGELARRTGCNGTAAADDPIVRQRIAQFAIEVEILRLTAYRNVSVILRDGKPGPEGSILKLFWSELDQRMKDTAIEILGPSGLLLEESARAVDDGFWSHELLWSRAATIYAGTSEVQRNIIAQRVLGLPRG is encoded by the coding sequence ATGGACTTCCGACCGACCACCGCCGAGGCACGCTTCCGCCACGACGTACGCGAATGGCTGCACACGCATCTGCCCGTCGGTTGGGGTACGCCCGCGTTTCGCCAGCCGACCACCGCGGCGGAGAAGGTCGCCTTCGTCAAGTTGTGGCAGGCCACGCTCTTCGACGGCCGCTGGGCCGGCATCGCGTGGCCGCGGGAGTATGGCGGTCGTGGCGCCAGCATCGTCGAGCAACTCATCTTCAACGAAGAGTACGCTCTGGCGCGCGCGCCCGACATGATCAACCTCGCGGTCGGCATGGGCTTGGTCGGGCCGACGCTGATCGCGTCGGGTGCGGCGTGGCAGAAGGAGCGCTTCCTTCCGAAAATTCTGCGCGGCGACGAGATCTGGTGCCAGGGCTTCTCCGAACCGAACGCCGGTTCTGACCTCGCCGCGCTTAAGACCCGCGCCGAGCTGCGTGGCGACGAGCTGATCGTTACCGGCCAGAAGATCTGGTGCAGCTACGCGCACTATGCCGACTGGTGCATCTTGGTCGTGCGCACCGATCCGTCCGTGCCGAAGCACAAGGGGTTGACGTTCCTCCTCGTCGACATGAAGAGCCCGGGCATCACCATCCGCCCGCTGCGCGAGATCACCGGCGAAGCCTGGTTCAACGAAGTGTTCTTCGACGAGCTGCGCGTCCCACGCGCCAACATCGTGGGCGAGATCAACCGCGGGTGGGACGTGGTGATGACCACGCTGGCGCATGAGCGCGGCGGCGCCGCGCCGCACACGCGGTTGCAGATCGAGCGCCAGCTACTCGGCGAGTTGGCGCGCCGTACCGGGTGCAACGGAACGGCGGCTGCCGATGACCCGATTGTCCGCCAGCGCATCGCGCAGTTTGCGATCGAGGTCGAGATCCTTCGCCTCACCGCCTATCGCAACGTGTCGGTGATCCTGCGCGACGGCAAGCCGGGACCGGAAGGTTCGATTCTGAAGTTGTTCTGGAGCGAGCTCGATCAGCGCATGAAGGACACGGCCATCGAGATACTGGGCCCTTCGGGCTTGCTGCTGGAAGAGTCGGCGCGTGCGGTTGACGACGGCTTCTGGTCGCACGAATTGCTTTGGTCGCGCGCCGCGACGATCTACGCCGGCACCTCGGAGGTGCAACGCAACATCATCGCCCAGCGTGTGCTTGGATTGCCGAGAGGATAG
- a CDS encoding outer membrane lipoprotein-sorting protein produces MRKSLWFVLILAVGWFVVHGASAAPQPDAEMAAKQAKEAGVKPGEVLGKDNWEQAKDLLPPEILRHYKDGEYVNTIIDWPLGVYHWDPQFKAASETNAGRYTVTPVGTVVDKTSGQQPPFIYGLPFPTIDPADPNAAIKIEWNFQYEYWNEGNSHNMVLLNWVNPSHVDREAVQDVHFLYYDGQGERYRIANPNNLSGQFIAIATSPADLNGTAALTWRYREATKRDSNWVYVPALRRVRAVSPSNRSDGFLGSDMSQDDGPFFDGKPEDFTWKLVGETEVLRLVDAASFAGRPTQVWLPSGGWRSVWPAGVPTVGFQDPSWKGVGWAPVRAALARRPSWIIEAVPKDKYYLYGKIQLYVDKETYQGAWNRKYGWTGELLNTLQVLAYQKEELKRPDGTSEWLWASSMAYQCAENIKMNRATLGGLLPPGKDVPNDRRVPYDPSFFDYNTLQRFGK; encoded by the coding sequence ATGCGCAAGTCGTTGTGGTTCGTCTTGATACTGGCAGTCGGGTGGTTCGTTGTTCATGGGGCCTCTGCCGCGCCCCAGCCTGACGCCGAGATGGCGGCCAAGCAAGCCAAGGAAGCCGGCGTGAAGCCCGGCGAGGTGCTGGGCAAGGACAACTGGGAGCAGGCCAAAGATCTCCTGCCCCCCGAGATCCTCAGGCACTACAAAGACGGCGAGTACGTCAACACGATCATCGATTGGCCGCTCGGCGTCTATCATTGGGACCCACAGTTCAAAGCCGCCAGCGAGACGAACGCCGGCCGTTACACGGTCACTCCGGTTGGCACCGTGGTCGACAAGACGAGCGGCCAGCAACCGCCGTTCATCTACGGGCTGCCGTTCCCGACCATCGATCCCGCCGATCCCAACGCCGCGATCAAGATCGAATGGAATTTCCAGTACGAGTACTGGAACGAAGGCAACAGCCACAACATGGTGCTGCTCAACTGGGTGAACCCGTCGCACGTCGACCGCGAAGCAGTGCAAGACGTCCACTTCCTCTATTATGACGGCCAAGGCGAGCGCTATCGCATCGCCAATCCGAACAATCTCTCCGGCCAGTTCATTGCCATCGCCACCAGCCCCGCCGACTTGAACGGCACTGCCGCGCTCACCTGGCGCTATCGCGAAGCGACCAAGCGCGACTCGAACTGGGTGTACGTGCCGGCGCTGCGTCGCGTGCGTGCGGTCAGTCCCTCCAATCGCTCCGACGGCTTTCTCGGCTCCGACATGAGCCAAGACGACGGGCCGTTCTTCGACGGCAAGCCGGAAGACTTCACGTGGAAGCTGGTCGGTGAAACCGAAGTGCTGCGCTTGGTCGATGCCGCCAGCTTCGCGGGTCGCCCGACTCAAGTGTGGCTGCCCTCCGGTGGTTGGCGCTCGGTGTGGCCGGCGGGCGTGCCGACCGTCGGCTTCCAGGATCCGAGTTGGAAGGGTGTCGGGTGGGCGCCGGTCCGCGCCGCCCTAGCGCGCCGCCCGAGTTGGATCATCGAGGCCGTGCCCAAGGACAAGTACTACCTGTACGGCAAGATCCAACTCTACGTCGACAAGGAAACCTATCAGGGGGCGTGGAACCGCAAGTATGGCTGGACCGGCGAACTGCTCAACACGCTGCAGGTGCTCGCGTATCAGAAGGAAGAGCTGAAGCGCCCCGACGGCACCAGCGAGTGGCTGTGGGCATCGTCGATGGCCTATCAGTGCGCCGAGAACATCAAGATGAATCGCGCGACGTTGGGCGGACTGCTCCCGCCGGGCAAGGACGTGCCGAACGACCGCCGCGTTCCCTACGACCCCAGCTTCTTCGACTACAACACGTTGCAACGCTTCGGGAAGTGA
- a CDS encoding MMPL family transporter — translation MLPKRLIEKYLHFLLRYRVPVSIAIGISTLFLLWFCIFRLTIYTNFIDLYPPGHPYIQTYFKYRSMFGTSNVLVMTLEVQKGDLFSDPEIIHKVDRITLDLLHNVPGVNGEQVISITHPKLKTTLTSGSGIKVVPLVYPKLPDDQEELDFLRQKIYTTEGVRGLFVSKDDKATLITAGFWEEYIDLATMWQKVQEIVKREEADGKVKIYVAGPPILFAYFQQALGSMGYVLAATGIAMILLLWFYFRTVQGVVIPTFSGLMSAVWGLGFAGLAGLTLDPLVLVVFVLITARALSHSVQSMERYHEEYFRLKDKRAAIVSSYVSLYSPAMVSIASDTAATLTIAVASIPLMQKLAFVAAFWILSIFLSVVTLHPIILSFVRPPKHEPKAGQLSDRFYNAITRWLIALGSGTWRWAVVATFALMMVIGVYFGHHLKTGDTEPGHALLYKDHPYNVAFSKVNEKFAGASQLVIIAEGKRPEAIKDAHTLNQLDLFQRYMEQGEGADGSLTATTLLKKIFRTFHEGDPKWEMLPTRNDHVGQLFFLLTSGTSRGEMDRFFSPDYNNATVTIFYKNYTNEVIHGALDRAKAYIAQNSQPNDSVRYLLAGGLLGLLAATNEEVDWSYRVNVPLIFFVVFLLSFATYRSVVGALIVMIPSLVAQPLSEAVMYFVGIDFNINSLPVAAIGIGIGIDYGYYVLSRIVEEYEVVQDFDEANRRAIATTGKAIIFTGTTLVVSVMFWLFHPLKFEAEMAFLLMMLMIFHAIGALVFIPALVSLLKPRFAIERAAQRVELAARTGTVG, via the coding sequence ATGCTGCCGAAACGCCTCATTGAGAAGTATCTTCACTTTCTGCTCCGATACCGCGTGCCGGTGTCGATCGCGATCGGCATCAGCACGCTCTTCTTGCTGTGGTTCTGCATCTTCCGCTTGACGATCTACACCAATTTCATCGACCTCTACCCGCCCGGCCATCCGTACATTCAGACCTACTTCAAGTACCGCAGCATGTTCGGCACCTCGAACGTGCTGGTCATGACGCTCGAAGTCCAGAAGGGTGACCTCTTCAGCGACCCGGAGATCATCCACAAGGTCGATCGCATCACCCTCGACCTCCTGCACAACGTGCCGGGCGTGAACGGCGAGCAAGTGATTTCGATCACCCACCCGAAGTTGAAGACAACCCTCACGTCGGGCTCGGGCATCAAAGTGGTGCCGCTGGTCTATCCGAAGCTGCCCGATGATCAGGAGGAACTCGATTTCTTGCGGCAGAAGATTTACACCACCGAAGGCGTGCGCGGCCTGTTCGTCTCGAAGGACGACAAGGCGACGTTGATCACCGCCGGCTTCTGGGAAGAGTACATCGACCTCGCCACCATGTGGCAGAAGGTGCAAGAGATCGTGAAGCGCGAGGAAGCCGATGGCAAGGTGAAGATCTACGTCGCTGGCCCGCCGATTCTGTTCGCGTACTTCCAACAGGCCCTGGGCAGCATGGGCTACGTGCTGGCCGCCACCGGCATCGCGATGATCCTCCTGCTGTGGTTCTACTTCCGCACCGTGCAGGGGGTGGTGATCCCGACCTTCTCGGGTCTGATGAGTGCGGTCTGGGGTCTGGGCTTCGCGGGCTTGGCCGGACTGACACTCGACCCGCTGGTGCTGGTGGTCTTCGTCCTGATCACGGCACGCGCGCTCAGTCACTCCGTGCAGTCGATGGAGCGCTACCACGAGGAATACTTCCGCTTGAAGGACAAGCGCGCCGCCATCGTCAGCTCGTACGTCAGTCTCTACAGCCCGGCGATGGTGTCGATCGCCTCTGACACCGCGGCGACGTTGACTATCGCGGTGGCCAGCATTCCGCTGATGCAGAAGCTCGCGTTCGTCGCCGCGTTCTGGATTCTGTCGATCTTCCTTAGCGTGGTGACACTGCACCCGATCATCCTGTCGTTCGTGCGGCCGCCGAAGCACGAGCCCAAGGCCGGGCAGCTCTCCGATCGCTTTTACAACGCCATCACCCGCTGGCTGATCGCGCTGGGCAGCGGCACCTGGCGCTGGGCCGTGGTCGCGACGTTCGCGCTGATGATGGTGATCGGCGTTTACTTCGGCCATCATCTCAAGACCGGCGACACCGAGCCGGGCCATGCGCTGCTCTATAAGGATCATCCGTACAACGTCGCTTTCAGCAAGGTGAACGAGAAATTCGCCGGTGCCAGCCAACTCGTCATCATCGCCGAGGGCAAGCGGCCCGAGGCGATCAAGGACGCGCACACACTCAATCAGCTCGACCTCTTTCAGCGCTACATGGAACAAGGCGAAGGGGCGGACGGCTCGCTGACCGCCACCACACTGCTGAAGAAAATCTTCCGTACCTTCCACGAAGGCGATCCGAAGTGGGAAATGCTGCCGACGCGCAACGACCACGTTGGGCAGCTGTTCTTCCTCCTCACCTCCGGTACCAGCCGCGGTGAGATGGACCGCTTCTTCAGTCCTGACTACAACAATGCCACGGTCACGATCTTCTACAAGAACTACACCAACGAAGTCATTCACGGCGCCCTCGATCGCGCCAAGGCCTACATTGCCCAGAACTCGCAGCCCAATGACAGCGTACGCTACTTACTCGCGGGCGGACTGCTCGGCCTTCTCGCCGCCACCAACGAAGAGGTCGACTGGTCGTATCGAGTGAACGTGCCGCTGATCTTCTTCGTCGTGTTTCTGTTGAGCTTCGCGACCTACCGCTCGGTGGTCGGCGCGCTGATCGTGATGATTCCCTCGTTGGTGGCGCAACCTCTGTCCGAAGCAGTGATGTATTTTGTCGGCATCGACTTCAACATCAACTCGCTACCGGTAGCCGCCATCGGCATCGGTATCGGCATCGATTACGGCTACTACGTGCTCAGCCGCATCGTCGAAGAGTACGAAGTGGTGCAGGACTTCGACGAAGCCAATCGCCGCGCGATCGCCACCACCGGCAAGGCGATCATTTTCACCGGCACGACGCTGGTGGTCAGCGTCATGTTTTGGCTATTCCATCCGCTGAAGTTTGAAGCCGAGATGGCGTTCTTGCTGATGATGTTGATGATCTTCCACGCGATCGGCGCTCTGGTGTTCATCCCGGCGCTAGTGTCGTTGCTGAAGCCGCGCTTTGCCATCGAGCGGGCGGCGCAGCGCGTTGAGCTCGCGGCACGAACCGGCACAGTCGGCTGA
- a CDS encoding endonuclease/exonuclease/phosphatase family protein: MAVLLYLRLVTWNLHGPPFAPRRRARMGAAAMEIARRAPDLALLQEVWFPGDAAYLVDQLRSDYDSIDVPAGALLGRKGGLLAFLRRSSPWSTERRVARFEEFGAAASRLIFWQGDGLGAKGIQIIELRHRDSSQRLFVLHTHLQAQYGEYRYEEIRHAQIAQLSEVAAGLDSAVPVLAAGDLNTMPEETVLYAQITGPWGDLTQKLRQRCGRGTVLHNEAVKENEWLDYVLAHHSPAWRFTAEVEAIRNTGVDDPFSDHDGLDAAIAIRTAVSPALD; encoded by the coding sequence ATGGCCGTGCTGTTGTACCTGAGACTTGTCACCTGGAATCTGCACGGGCCCCCGTTCGCGCCGCGGCGACGCGCTCGAATGGGCGCCGCCGCGATGGAGATTGCGCGGCGGGCGCCGGATCTCGCCTTGCTCCAGGAAGTCTGGTTTCCCGGCGACGCTGCCTACTTGGTCGATCAGCTTCGCAGTGACTACGACTCGATCGATGTTCCGGCCGGCGCGCTGCTTGGCCGCAAGGGGGGGTTGCTCGCGTTTCTGCGGAGGTCGAGTCCGTGGTCAACGGAACGGCGCGTCGCTCGCTTCGAGGAATTCGGCGCGGCGGCGAGTCGACTCATCTTCTGGCAAGGCGACGGCCTTGGCGCCAAAGGTATTCAGATCATCGAACTGCGCCATCGTGATTCCAGCCAACGGCTGTTCGTCCTCCACACGCACCTGCAAGCGCAGTACGGTGAGTACCGCTATGAGGAGATCCGACACGCGCAGATTGCCCAGTTGTCAGAGGTGGCAGCGGGATTGGACTCGGCGGTGCCGGTGCTCGCGGCCGGCGATCTCAACACGATGCCGGAAGAGACGGTGCTGTACGCGCAGATCACTGGTCCATGGGGAGACCTCACGCAGAAGCTGCGTCAGCGGTGCGGCCGCGGCACCGTCCTTCACAACGAAGCTGTGAAGGAGAACGAATGGCTCGACTACGTTCTGGCGCACCACAGTCCGGCTTGGCGTTTCACCGCTGAAGTCGAAGCGATCCGCAACACCGGCGTCGACGATCCCTTCTCCGACCACGATGGCTTGGATGCCGCGATCGCCATCCGCACTGCAGTGAGCCCAGCCCTTGACTAA
- a CDS encoding toll/interleukin-1 receptor domain-containing protein — translation MESPTRLSRLTRRRAPCEAVSTAMPTATPTPLRVFLSYSWDSPEHKQRVLELAQRLRADGVDARMDRFTTFPEEGWPRWMENEIEHAAFVVVVATPKYAERFAGHAPAGMGLGATWEGAIVTQDLYESGVRNRKFLPVIFSDADGANIPKPLRSFMRYRVDSEEGYLALYRQITGQPEIVPVALGAMRDLPSGTGVGALPPLAPVQIHDHAAARSNLPRLPYGFFGREEELQTIASALEPQARTWGALIDGPGGMGKTALAIRAAEQTPPGQFQRIIFLSAKSSELTPDGQRALSNFVTPAYREMLTELAREIDVWDEAKTKDEKERPALLQRALQNERALLIFDNLESLPADDRDRLFDFLSRLPRACKAIVTSRRRSDVDARVLRLDKLGRGAALQFIAELARDRKPLRLATEGERAALYENTGGNPLLIRWIAGQLGRGQCRTVATALDLLRNAPADNDPLEFIFGDLADTFTESETQVLAALCHFTLPVEVRFIAELSGLQAVAAQTASENLTDRALVISDSEARRFVLMPLVAAFLRRARPEAVRAAGDRLTGRAYALAVEDGYAKHDHFPVLEAAWPTVAAALPLFLQGSNDPLQTVCYALGTFLDFSGHWDERLSLSLQAEGRAVAAKDFDNAGWRAYDAGWIHYLRGQSEEVLACAERASAYWREAKAGARERAYALRLRGTGYQLAKDYPAAITAYDEAVELWRSLSRESEDVAMGLNDRADVEYLAGDLAGAERDHREALRIAKALGDSEGVAAFTGNLAQLALNRKDWAAAEALASEALALAEKLGRKDLVAEECANLAQALAHQNRKPEALPYAQRSVDLYTQLRSRSSDGARRILDECQS, via the coding sequence TTGGAAAGCCCGACGCGTCTGAGCAGATTGACGAGACGACGTGCACCGTGCGAAGCAGTAAGTACCGCAATGCCAACAGCCACACCCACTCCACTCCGTGTCTTCCTGAGCTACAGTTGGGATTCGCCCGAGCACAAACAGCGCGTCCTTGAACTGGCGCAACGCCTTCGCGCCGACGGCGTAGACGCGCGGATGGACCGCTTCACTACCTTCCCCGAGGAAGGCTGGCCCCGTTGGATGGAGAACGAGATCGAGCATGCAGCGTTTGTCGTTGTGGTTGCAACGCCGAAATACGCGGAGCGCTTCGCCGGCCACGCGCCTGCGGGTATGGGGCTCGGCGCGACCTGGGAAGGTGCCATCGTCACGCAGGACCTCTACGAGAGCGGGGTGCGCAACAGGAAGTTCTTGCCGGTCATCTTCTCGGATGCGGACGGCGCAAACATTCCCAAGCCACTTCGCTCCTTCATGCGCTATCGCGTTGACAGCGAGGAAGGTTACCTGGCGCTGTACCGGCAGATCACTGGACAGCCTGAGATCGTTCCCGTCGCGCTCGGCGCAATGCGCGATCTGCCGAGCGGTACTGGTGTCGGTGCTCTGCCACCGCTGGCTCCTGTCCAGATTCACGACCACGCTGCCGCACGCTCGAATCTGCCTCGCTTGCCGTATGGTTTCTTCGGGCGTGAGGAAGAGTTGCAGACGATTGCCAGCGCACTCGAGCCGCAAGCCCGCACCTGGGGCGCGCTCATTGACGGCCCGGGCGGCATGGGCAAGACGGCTCTTGCCATTCGCGCCGCGGAGCAAACTCCACCAGGCCAGTTCCAGCGCATCATCTTCCTCTCCGCCAAATCCAGCGAGCTGACTCCGGACGGCCAGCGGGCTTTGTCGAACTTTGTGACGCCGGCGTATCGAGAGATGCTGACCGAGCTTGCCCGCGAGATCGATGTGTGGGACGAGGCCAAGACGAAGGACGAGAAGGAGCGCCCCGCGCTACTACAGCGGGCTCTGCAGAACGAGCGCGCTCTGCTGATCTTCGACAACCTGGAGAGCCTGCCGGCGGACGACCGCGACCGGCTGTTCGATTTTCTGAGCCGACTGCCACGCGCTTGCAAAGCCATCGTAACCAGCCGGCGGCGCTCGGATGTGGATGCGCGCGTCCTGCGGTTGGACAAGCTCGGCCGAGGTGCCGCGCTTCAGTTCATCGCCGAGTTGGCGCGCGACCGCAAACCGCTGCGCCTCGCCACGGAAGGCGAACGCGCTGCCCTTTATGAAAACACCGGCGGCAACCCACTTCTCATCCGCTGGATCGCCGGGCAACTCGGTCGCGGCCAATGCCGCACGGTGGCGACAGCGCTCGACTTGCTCCGCAACGCTCCGGCCGACAACGATCCGCTGGAGTTCATCTTCGGCGATCTCGCCGATACCTTCACCGAAAGCGAGACTCAAGTGCTCGCGGCGCTCTGCCACTTCACGTTACCGGTTGAAGTGAGGTTCATCGCCGAGCTCAGTGGCCTGCAGGCGGTGGCGGCGCAGACGGCGTCGGAGAATTTGACCGACCGCGCTCTGGTCATCAGTGATTCCGAAGCCCGCCGCTTCGTCCTGATGCCGCTAGTGGCAGCCTTTCTTCGCCGTGCTCGTCCAGAGGCGGTGCGGGCTGCGGGGGACCGCCTCACGGGTCGCGCCTACGCGCTGGCAGTGGAAGACGGCTATGCTAAGCACGACCACTTTCCCGTGTTGGAGGCCGCCTGGCCCACCGTCGCCGCCGCACTACCGCTTTTCCTGCAAGGGTCGAATGACCCCCTTCAGACGGTCTGCTACGCGCTTGGGACGTTCCTCGATTTCTCCGGCCACTGGGACGAGCGTCTCTCCTTGAGCCTTCAGGCGGAAGGAAGGGCCGTGGCCGCAAAGGACTTCGACAATGCCGGCTGGCGGGCCTATGACGCCGGCTGGATACACTACCTGCGCGGTCAGTCCGAGGAAGTACTCGCCTGCGCTGAGCGCGCCTCCGCCTACTGGCGGGAGGCCAAGGCGGGCGCGCGGGAGCGGGCATATGCCCTCCGTCTGCGCGGTACTGGGTACCAACTCGCGAAGGACTATCCCGCCGCGATCACTGCCTACGATGAGGCCGTCGAACTCTGGCGCAGCCTGTCGCGGGAAAGCGAAGATGTTGCGATGGGCCTGAACGATCGAGCCGATGTTGAGTATCTGGCGGGGGATTTGGCCGGCGCTGAGCGCGACCACCGTGAGGCTCTGCGTATCGCGAAGGCGCTCGGAGACTCGGAAGGAGTCGCAGCTTTCACCGGCAACCTGGCGCAATTGGCGCTGAACCGCAAAGACTGGGCCGCTGCCGAGGCGCTGGCGAGCGAGGCTTTGGCCTTGGCTGAAAAGCTCGGTCGCAAGGATCTGGTCGCAGAGGAGTGTGCCAACTTGGCACAAGCACTGGCTCACCAGAACCGGAAGCCGGAAGCATTGCCCTACGCCCAGCGCTCCGTGGACCTCTACACACAACTCCGCTCGCGGAGTTCGGACGGGGCTCGCAGAATCCTCGATGAGTGTCAGTCGTAG
- a CDS encoding sulfotransferase, giving the protein MTLPNFLVLGAAKAGTSALHQYLLQHPAIFLHPTWKEPRFFAYEGQPPTYCGPGDETFNRRTITTLDAYAAYFENVRHETAIGEVSPVYLYSERAPACIQHYIPQAKFIVVLRHPVDRAYSHFLQLVRDQREPLRDFAQALAAEDARVRANWEWSRYFRRVGRYHEQLTRYFDHFDRRQFQIHLYEDFEADPVGMCRDIFRFLGVDDAFTPDTSRRHNQSTLPTSVAFQRALHAVARMLLPAKSLLPTTWWRRGGMIWRRLYESNQFRPALDPELRRQLTASFRDEIRRLEALIERDLSRWLE; this is encoded by the coding sequence ATGACTCTGCCGAACTTTCTTGTCCTCGGCGCCGCGAAGGCGGGAACCAGCGCGCTGCACCAATACCTGCTCCAACACCCGGCGATTTTCTTGCACCCGACCTGGAAGGAACCGCGGTTCTTCGCCTACGAGGGTCAGCCACCGACCTATTGCGGGCCGGGTGATGAAACATTCAATCGGCGAACGATCACCACTCTGGATGCCTACGCGGCGTACTTCGAAAACGTCCGGCATGAAACGGCGATCGGAGAAGTGTCGCCGGTCTACCTCTACAGCGAGCGCGCGCCGGCATGCATTCAACACTACATTCCGCAGGCGAAGTTCATTGTCGTGCTGCGCCATCCGGTGGATCGAGCGTATTCGCACTTTCTGCAGCTCGTGCGCGATCAGCGAGAACCCCTGCGCGATTTCGCCCAGGCTCTGGCTGCAGAGGATGCGCGCGTGCGCGCCAACTGGGAATGGTCCCGGTACTTCCGCCGCGTCGGGCGCTACCACGAGCAACTGACGCGCTACTTCGATCATTTCGATCGGCGCCAGTTTCAAATCCATCTGTATGAAGACTTCGAGGCTGACCCGGTTGGAATGTGCCGAGACATCTTTCGCTTCCTGGGGGTTGATGACGCATTCACTCCCGATACCTCGCGGCGGCACAATCAATCCACGCTTCCCACCAGTGTGGCGTTCCAGCGAGCGCTGCATGCGGTCGCACGAATGCTACTCCCAGCAAAGTCGCTGCTGCCGACAACATGGTGGCGACGTGGCGGAATGATATGGCGACGGTTGTACGAGTCGAATCAATTTAGGCCCGCGCTCGATCCTGAACTCCGCCGGCAGTTGACGGCGAGTTTTCGCGACGAGATTCGACGGCTGGAAGCATTGATCGAGCGCGATCTGTCGCGTTGGTTGGAGTAG